The following proteins are encoded in a genomic region of Maylandia zebra isolate NMK-2024a linkage group LG1, Mzebra_GT3a, whole genome shotgun sequence:
- the LOC106675893 gene encoding uncharacterized protein LOC106675893: MMIMEVVASIAAFVRFLPLANRICIEMAEPGGLTQVMESKVTKDYLSACSKAGRIESLKSLKQHLQDSGDNLKMKTKKTAESTDAVTKGDCQAESQRTEEEAGTQPDAAAAPAGQQPEPKCPDDETQEGEENDGWSMADIKVVAKRRRELVGAEAKRSRSQSPCVVADFRLPQFNPNSPIGQEFVVPKSGFFCNICSVFCLNEKTAKELHCCSQKHYDNLQKYYEERRQRATKALSQTSPGSVSD; the protein is encoded by the exons ATGATGATCATGGAAGTGGTGGCGTCCATTGCTGCTTTTGTCAGATTCTTGCCGCTTGCCAACAGG atatGCATTGAGATGGCCGAACCTGGTGGATTAACACAGGTGATGGAGAGCAAAGTCACCAAGGACTATTTATCTGCTTG CAGTAAAGCTGGACGTATTGAGTC TTTGAAGAGCCTGAAACAGCATCTGCAAGACTCTGGTGACAACCTCAAAATGAAAACCAAGAAGACCGCAGAATCGACTGATGCAGTGACCAAAGGTGACTGCCAGGCGGAGAGCCAGAGGaccgaggaggaagcagggaCCCAGCCCGATGCTGCAGCCGCCCCTGCTGGACAGCAGCCAGAGCCCAAGTGTCCTGATGACGAGAcacaggagggagaggagaatgATGGATGGAGCATGGCCGACATTAAAG ttgtgGCTAAACGCAGGAGGGAGCTTGTCGGAGCTGAGGCAAAGCGATCTCGCTCTCAGTCTCCGTGTGTTGTAGCAGATTTCAGACTGCCTCAGTTCAACCCTAACAGCCCCATcg GTCAGGAGTTTGTGGTCCCTAAATCAGGATTTTTCTGTAACATCTGCTCTGTTTTCTGCCTGAATGAGAAGACCGCCAAGGAACTCCACTGCTGCAGCCAGAAACACTACGACAACCTGCAG aaATATTATGAGGAACGTCGACAAAGAGCTACAAAAGCTTTGTCTCAGACGTCTCCAGGCTCCGTTTCTGACTGA
- the lins1 gene encoding protein Lines homolog 1 has translation MEGNMSCKDEDLSVMTGLFNCLTEAYRCFLAGSYPPQNAADVAGVIYSGFCGPVHGKGREGSPSEYCGENSAELTCMCMSFLGRVSSNLTSQGLHPDVRFYYAEVLKVLLEDMDLITHLVKRFQAEDHIISHLAAKTASNCVFYLICKSGLISPAWQRKCEQAFQNPWPGAELDACLWSLTEVSKKLLKGAHRELMTLLVGFDLTLSVLCSKLLPEEKKHMSQHSVDFTRSSHWGTSLCLLLDLLEVLTSSSLVCGAGVRLKSQRVTHLHSLALLNICCSSEYYVKKRVLLLLKRAILQKAGEDWISGDVASGRTCGNWSSDMSILARTVLKAASDNWLLSIQMQSGAFFGGTRHILGDQIQNWDCMMLRAVSLIILKSIELCIQTAAGSEVKTATEVHAYMQSLWGFLRQYRFKQREVTHLCCWISMLFGEQDDDMMEAAKALLYIFLHYRLMSGMDEFAVLETACASGFNPHCHFVLLLQSMSFDYSVLLDFLISAETCFLEYFVQYLKCLRDDWQGFAAACGRITMSDCCLSQQKKLGADRSTLKCKGEPDKVESGSCVIPPAGRLGMASELRLVEYDTSDESDSENTVESVCALNGKQYKSTALLSPRPEGLLQPVLQSEETSHANMASLSWQLTGEISVRAVHCLSQLREVVTRLHTKKLFPYNPSSLLKLLAQVESCYQKSHLSQCSKS, from the exons ATGGAGGGCAATATGAGTTGTAAAGACGAAGACCTGTCCGTAATGACAGGGCTTTTTAACTGTTTGACAGAAGCGTACAGATGCTTTCTTGCGGGATCGTATCCCCCCCAAAATGCTGCCGATGTAGCGGGCGTAATATATTCCGGCTTTTGTGGACCTGTCCACGGGAAAGGCAGAGAAGGTTCCCCCTCAGAGTACTGCGGTGAAAACAGTGCGGAGCTGACTTGCATGTGCATGTCTTTCCTCGGGAGGGTTTCTTCCAATCTGACGTCTCAGGGGCTGCATCCAGACGTTAGGTTTTATTATGCGGAGGTCCTAAAAGTATTGCTTGAAGACATGGATCTCATCACGCACCTT GTAAAGCGGTTCCAAGCCGAGGACCACATTATCTCACATCTGGCTGCAAAGACGGCatcaaactgtgttttttacCTTATCTGCAAATCT GGACTTATCAGTCCTGCCTGGCAGAGGAAATGTGAACAAGCATTTCAGAACCCGTGGCCTGGTGCTGAATTAGATGCCTGTTTGTGGTCACTGACTGAAGTCTCCAAAAAACTTCTTAAAGGAGCTCATCGAG AGCTCATGACACTTCTGGTAGGTTTTGACCTCACTCTAAGTGTTCTATGTTCAAAACTGCTCCCTGAAGAGAAGAAACACATGTCACAGCATTCAGTGGATTTTACCAGAAGCTCACACTGGGGAACATCATTATGTCTACTGCTAGACCTGCTTGAGGTGCTGACTTCTTCTAGTTTGGTATGTGGAGCTGGTGTCCGTTTGAAGAGTCAGAGAGTAACCCACCTTCACTCGTTGGCCCTCCTAAACATCTGCTGCTCCTCAGAGTATTATGTTAAAAAGAGAGTGCTGCTTCTTCTAAAGAGAGCAATCCTCCAGAAGGCTGGAGAGGACTGGATTTCAGGCGATGTGGCGTCAGGGAGGACGTGTGGAAACTGGAGCTCTGATATGAGCATTCTAGCTCGGACTGTGTTAAAAGCAGCTTCTGACAATTGGTTACTGAGTATTCAAATGCAGTCTGGCGCTTTCTTTGGAGGAACCAGGCACATTCTGGGAGATCAGATTCAGAACTGGGATTGCATGATGCTGAGAGCTGTCAGCCTCATTATTCTCAAGTCCATAGAGCTTTGCATCCAAACAGCTGCAGGATCAG AAGTGAAGACTGCAACAGAGGTTCATGCATACATGCAGAGTCTGTGGGGCTTCCTGAGACAGTACAGGTTCAAACAGAGAGAGGTCACTCATCTCTGCTGCTGGATCAGCATGCTGTTTGGAGAACAGGATGATGACATGATGGAGGCAGCTAAAGCTCTGCTCTACATATTTCTTCATTACAG ACTGATGTCTGGGATGGATGAATTTGCAGTGCTGGAGACGGCCTGTGCATCTGGCTTTAACCCTCACTGTCACTTTGTGCTTCTGCTTCAGAGCATGTCCTTTGACTATAGCGTCCTCCTAGACTTTCTGATCTCAGCTGAAACCTGCTTCCTGGAGTACTTTGTGCAGTACTTGAAATGCCTCCGAGATGATTGGCAGGGCTTCGCTGCAGCATGTGGACGTATCACTATGTCAGACTGTTGTCTTTCACAGCAGAAGAAGTTAGGCGCCGATAGGTCAACATTGAAATGTAAAGGAGAGCCAGATAAAGTAGAATCTGGTTCCTGTGTTATTCCACCAGCTGGAAGGCTAGGTATGGCTTCAGAGCTTCGCCTTGTAGAGTATGATACTTCTGATGAGTCTGATTCTGAGAATACAGTGGAATCTGTCTGTGCCTTGAATGGGAAACAATATAAGTCAACAGCTTTACTGAGTCCAAGACCGGAAGGATTATTACAGCCAGTGTTGCAGAGTGAAGAAACATCACATGCAAACATGGCATCTCTGTCATGGCAGCTTACAGGTGAAATATCAGTCAGAGCAGTCCATTGTTTGTCACAGCTTAGAGAGGTGGTAACGAGGCTGCACACAAAGAAGCTCTTCCCATATAACCCTTCTTCACTCTTAAAGCTCCTAGCGCAAGTAGAGAGCTGTTACCAGAAATCACACCTGTCACAATGCAGTAAATCATGA